The proteins below are encoded in one region of Hordeum vulgare subsp. vulgare chromosome 3H, MorexV3_pseudomolecules_assembly, whole genome shotgun sequence:
- the LOC123445680 gene encoding transcription initiation factor IIA subunit 2-like, producing MATEAFEMYRQSEIGYALTATLDEMVSAGVLSPDLAITVLLQFDKSMGHALDKHAKSRAVFKGGNLRTYRFCDDVWTLILRDVTFKNEDMETVLHNVKIVACDSNLLKKPLEPITCHQCQP from the exons ATGGCGACCGAGGCGTTCGAGATGTACCGGCAGTCGGAGATCGGCTACGCCCTGACGGCGACGCTGGACGAGATGGTGAGCGCCGGCGTGCTCAGCCCCGACCTCGCCATCACCGTCCTCCTGCAGTTCGACAAG tCCATGGGCCACGCGTTGGACAAGCATGCCAAGAGCAGGGCCGTCTTCAAG GGCGGCAATCTGCGTACATACAGGTTCTGCGACGATGTCTGGACCTTAATCTTGAGAGACGTGACGTTCAAGAACGAGGATATGGAAACAGTCCTCCACAACGTGAAGATCGTGGCCTGCGATTCCAATCTCCTTAAGAAGCCTCTTGAACCTATTACTTGCCATCAGTGCCAACCATAG